The following are encoded in a window of Thunnus albacares chromosome 17, fThuAlb1.1, whole genome shotgun sequence genomic DNA:
- the LOC122967239 gene encoding uncharacterized protein LOC122967239 isoform X1 has protein sequence MQENMKKKKQRPPKRNKDHKKVSTDKTRQAFRSNRREFESFLDKMIGWFSDHQEQVDERFSPGDADRSGSVNLNHFQFGLMDLGVPCQQFQLHMLTQLLKTADNMISYQNLSGQVQRLRLRDDTELEDFMKRRGAAEKEDVSCLDQRVHRHLRLSNPEKDRFLRLSVRLIPFDSAAAHPGNFEVVLASSSKVFSLIRIIRERVGIQSSRLEVFRSRVPTEEVRLPPESSLEECGFEGGPEETPPEAAVFYDYKLPFTDCPVLNCDHYFRAKPDSAGRTVSKLHN, from the exons ATGCAggaaaacatgaagaagaaaaaacagcgGCCTCCAAAACGCAACAAAGACCATAAAAAG GTTTCCACGGATAAAACCCGCCAGGCCTTCAGGTCCAACAGGCGAGAGTTTGAGAGCTTCCTGGACAAGATGATCGGGTGGTTTTCTGATCATCAGGAGCAGGTGGATGAGCGTTTCAGCCCCGGTGACGCAGACAGAAGTGGATCTGTCAACCTGAACCATTTCCAGTTTG GTCTGATGGACTTGGGCGTCCCGTGTCAGCAGTTTCAGCTCCACATGTTGACTCAGCTGCTGAAGACCGCTGATAACATGATCAGTTATCAAAACTTGAGCGGACAAGTACAGAGACTGAG ACTGAGAGACGACACCGAGCTCGAGGACTTTATGAAAAGACGAGGAGCAGCTGAGAAGGAGGACGTCTCCTGTTTGGATCAACGTGTTCACCGTCACTTGAGACTGTCAAACCCTGAAAAGGACAG GTTCCTTCGTCTGAGCGTCAGACTGATTCCCTTCGACTCCGCTGCAGCCCATCCGGGGAACTTTGAGGTGGTTTTGGCGAGCAGCAGCAAAGTTTTCAGTCTGATCAGGATTATCCGAGAGCGGGTCGGGATCCAGAGCTCCAGGCTGGAGGTTTTCAGGAGCAGAGTGCCCACAGAGGAGGTCCGCCTGCCCCCAGAGAGCTCCTTGGAGGAGTGCGGCTTCGAAGGAGGCCCGGAGGAAACTCCTCCAGAGGCCGCGGTGTTCTACGACTACAAGCTGCCTTTTACAGACTGTCCCGTCCTCAACTGTGATCACTACTTCAGGGCAAAGCCGGACTCTGCTGGCAGGACTGTCTCTAAATTACATAACTGA
- the LOC122967239 gene encoding uncharacterized protein LOC122967239 isoform X2, translated as MQENMKKKKQRPPKRNKDHKKAFRSNRREFESFLDKMIGWFSDHQEQVDERFSPGDADRSGSVNLNHFQFGLMDLGVPCQQFQLHMLTQLLKTADNMISYQNLSGQVQRLRLRDDTELEDFMKRRGAAEKEDVSCLDQRVHRHLRLSNPEKDRFLRLSVRLIPFDSAAAHPGNFEVVLASSSKVFSLIRIIRERVGIQSSRLEVFRSRVPTEEVRLPPESSLEECGFEGGPEETPPEAAVFYDYKLPFTDCPVLNCDHYFRAKPDSAGRTVSKLHN; from the exons ATGCAggaaaacatgaagaagaaaaaacagcgGCCTCCAAAACGCAACAAAGACCATAAAAAG GCCTTCAGGTCCAACAGGCGAGAGTTTGAGAGCTTCCTGGACAAGATGATCGGGTGGTTTTCTGATCATCAGGAGCAGGTGGATGAGCGTTTCAGCCCCGGTGACGCAGACAGAAGTGGATCTGTCAACCTGAACCATTTCCAGTTTG GTCTGATGGACTTGGGCGTCCCGTGTCAGCAGTTTCAGCTCCACATGTTGACTCAGCTGCTGAAGACCGCTGATAACATGATCAGTTATCAAAACTTGAGCGGACAAGTACAGAGACTGAG ACTGAGAGACGACACCGAGCTCGAGGACTTTATGAAAAGACGAGGAGCAGCTGAGAAGGAGGACGTCTCCTGTTTGGATCAACGTGTTCACCGTCACTTGAGACTGTCAAACCCTGAAAAGGACAG GTTCCTTCGTCTGAGCGTCAGACTGATTCCCTTCGACTCCGCTGCAGCCCATCCGGGGAACTTTGAGGTGGTTTTGGCGAGCAGCAGCAAAGTTTTCAGTCTGATCAGGATTATCCGAGAGCGGGTCGGGATCCAGAGCTCCAGGCTGGAGGTTTTCAGGAGCAGAGTGCCCACAGAGGAGGTCCGCCTGCCCCCAGAGAGCTCCTTGGAGGAGTGCGGCTTCGAAGGAGGCCCGGAGGAAACTCCTCCAGAGGCCGCGGTGTTCTACGACTACAAGCTGCCTTTTACAGACTGTCCCGTCCTCAACTGTGATCACTACTTCAGGGCAAAGCCGGACTCTGCTGGCAGGACTGTCTCTAAATTACATAACTGA